The Deltaproteobacteria bacterium PRO3 genomic interval CTGGAGGCCCTGAAGGGACACAGCTTCTCGATCACGAATATCGGCAGCATCGGCGGCCGGGCCTTCACGCCCATCCTGCACTATCCGGATTCGGCCATTCTGGGCCTGGGAAGGACTTACCAAAAGCCGGTGGTGCGGGGCGGGGAAATCAAGGTCTCCAGCGTCCTGCCGCTCTGCCTGACCTTCGACCACCGAGTCACCGACGGGGCGACGGCGGCGCGGTTCACCAACGAGGTGATCAAGTATTTGAGCGATCCGGATTTGTTGCTTCTGGATGATGGGGATTGAGGGGGAGCGCCGAATCCGTAGGGGCCGTTCGCGCTTGTCCTCCGGAGGAGGGAACGGCCCCTACAGCAGGGACTTTGCGCAAAGGATTTTTTTCTATGGTTGTCGGTGACTTAACCGAATCCACCGAAGTCGCCGTCCTCGGCGGCGGACCGGGCGGCTATGTCGCCGCGATCCGTCTCGCCCAGCTGGGCAAGGAAGTGACCCTCATCAATGACGACGTCCTGCCCGGCGGCGTCTGCCTGCTGCGCGGCTGCATCCCCTCCAAGGCGCTCATCGAGGCCGGAAACCTCCTGCACCGCATCCCGGCCGCGGCCGCCATGGGCGTCCTGGCCGACAACCCGCGCGTCGATTGGCCTGTGCTGCAAAAGTGGAAGGATTCCGTCGTCCAGAGGCTCGGCCGCGGCGTCGAGCAACTGCTCAAACAGCACAAGGTCAAGACCCTGGCGGGCCGTGGCGTCTTCGTGGGCTCCCACAGTCTCGAGATCCGAACCGAGTCCGGACCGCGGCATCTCGCCTTCGAGCAGGCCGTCGTCGCCACCGGGAGCCGGCCGCGCCCGCTGCCCGACCTACCCTTCGACGGCGAAAAAATCATCTCCTCGGATCAGGCCCTCGCGCTCCCGGAAATCCCCCCTTCCCTCCTGGTCGTTGGCGGAGGTTACATCGGCCTGGAGCTGGGCGAGGTCTACGCCAAACTGGGAAGCCGGGTGACGGTCCTCGAGGCCCTGCCGGAATTGCTCTCCGGTACCGACCCCGCCTTGGTCCGGCCCGTGAAGAAGAAATTGGAGTCTCTGGGCGTGCAAATCCTGCTTAAGACGCAGGCAAAAAAAATCAATCCGAGCGACCGCGAGGTGGAGGTGGAATGGGCCTCGGAAGACGGGGCCGCTGGCCGGATCGCCGCGAGTCGCGTCCTCGTCGCGATCGGCCGCCTGCCGAACAGCGAGGGATTGGGCCTGGAGGCGCTCGGCATCGCACGGGATGCCAAGGGCTTCGTCAAGGCGGACGCGCAGCAGCGGACTTCCCTCGGGCACATTTACGCCATCGGCGACGTCGCCGGAGGCATTCAGCTGGCGCACAAGGCCAGCCGCGAGGGCATCGTCGCGGCCCACAACATCGCCGGCGAGGCCGACGCCTTCGACAACCAGGTGCCGGCGGTGATCTTCACCGATCCCGAGATCGCCTACGTCGGCCTGAGCGAGGCACAGGCCAAGGAACGCGGCATCGAGACCGCGACGGGGATGTTCGGCTTCCCCGCCAACGGCCGCGCCCTGACGCTGGACGACGCGGAGGGCTTCGTCAAGGTCGTGGCCGAAAAATCCTCGAACCGCATCCTGGGCGTCCAAATGGTCGGCCCCCACGTCTCCGAGTTGATCTCGGAGGCAACCCTGGGGCTGGAGATGGGCGCCTTCGTCGCGGATTTGGACCTCACCATCCACCCCCACCCCACCCTGAGCGAGGCCTTGCACGAGGCCGCGGAGGGGGTGCTGGGGATGGCGATTCACCGGTACCAGAAAAAGCCCCGCTGACCCGGCACACTCAGACCCCCGCGCCGCAATGATAGGCCTTTGTCGACGTCCACCCTGATGCGCCCTTGACCCCCCCGCAAAAGAGAGAATTCTCAATCATGGTCATCGTTATTTTTTTCAAGTATTTGAATTTCAATAATAATATCAATATCATAAACAAGTAAAATATTTGTATATACAAATTACATACTGCTTATTTACAAAAATAGTAGCAAAGACTATGCTCCACTCATGAAAACCAATCCCTTCCGGGACATGTTCCAGGAAATTTGCGGGAAGCTTGACGCCTTCATCGCCGACTACAACTCCCGTCTTTTGGAAGAAGGCGGACTTAGAATATCCCGGCAGGAGATTAAGGTCGTGGGGCAAGCGGCTTTGCTGCTGGCGGACTTGCCCTTTGCCGTCTCCGGCACCATGGACTTCGATATCTGGAATCCACTGCCCTACCTCGTACAGAAGAAATTGGACGCCTTGTTGTTCGAAAATAAAATGTACCTGGATCCGGACGGACCGAAGGCCTGGATGCCTCCCGATACGAAATTCCAACTCCTGTTCGACTTCCCGAAGCTGCAAGTATGGGTTGCGGATCCGGAATCGGTGATCGCCTCGAAAGCGAAATTCAATCGCGCCAAAGACCGGCCCCTCATCGAAACCTACCTCCGATTTTATCCGCAATCGAAAGGAAGGGTCGTCGGAAGATGAACGCGAATACGGAAAAGGTCGTGCAAAGGCTCGCCTACGAAGGATTATTGACCTCCAACACGGTGCTGCCCCGGAAACGACGCATCACCGTCCAAGAGGCCTTGGCCGCGGCTGAAGAAGAGCCGAGAATTTTGGAAGTCCTGCCCGCGGTGCTGCTCTACAAACCCTCGATCTTGGCCGGCCTTGAGAAAGACTTGAAAAAGGACCGGAAATTGGCTCGGCTAGTCGAGAATTTACGTCTCGGGACGAATCCGGAAATGGATTTCTTCGGCATCCCCGCGCGGGACTATCTCAAGGCCGCGGAGCATTTTCGGCGCTGCCTTTCCGAAAAAAAAGCCGCCCAGAAGTCCATGGTCTTGAACCTGAGAGTCTCTCCCGAGGAGCTTAAAAAAATAAAACGCCTCAGCGAAGCCATGGGCGGCATCGGGCTTTCGGAGACCATCCGGACTCTCATCCACGAAAAAGCCTTGTGACACGCATTTTCCGCCCGTGGGGAGCAAACCTTGCGTTCACCCCCACGTACGTCGGCAATCGCTCCGATGGTCATATCCCCTCCCGCTTCGCCTTGAAGTGCTCGAAGCGGTTCAAGGCGTTGAGGTAGGCCTTGAGCGAGGCCTTGACGATGTCGGTGTCGGTGCCGAGCCCTCGCACCTCGCGGCCGTCGTCCTTCAAGACCACGCTCACCTCGCCCTGCGCGTCCGCGCCCCCGGTGATCGCATTGATGTTGAAGCCGGAGAGCTCGCCGGCGAAGCCGGTCACCTTGCGCAAGACCTTGAAGCTGGCGTCCACCGGGCCCACGCCCTTCTCGGAGTCGGTCTTTTCGACGCCGTCGACCGCCACCGTCACCTCGGCCCGCGGCGAGCCGTCGGATTCGCTGGTCACGCTGTAGCGCTTCAATACGTAGCGCTCCTGCCCCCCGTGCTTCTGCTCGAAGAGGATCACCTCGAGGTCGTCGTCGAAGATCTCTTTCTTCTTGTCCGCCAAGGCCTTGAAGGCCTCGAAGGCCTTTTCGAAGTCGGCCTCCTCGAGTTCGTAGCCCAATTCCTGGAGGCGTTTGCGGAAGGCGTGGCGCCCGGAGTGCTTGCCCAGGACCAACTTCGACTGCGTCCAGCCCACCGACTCGGGCGTCATGATCTCGTAGGTGAGCTGGTTCTTGAGGAAGCCGTCCTGGTGGATCCCCGACTCGTGGGCGAAGGCGTTCTCGCCGACCACCGCCTTGTTGGGTTGGACCTGCACCCCGGTGATCAAGCTGAGGAGCTTGCTGGTGTGGTAGATCTGCTCGGTGCGAATCGCGGTGTCGCACTGAAAGAGCTCTTTGCGCACCTTGAGGGTCATGACGATCTCTTCCATTGCCGCGTTGCCCGCCCGCTCGCCGATGCCGTTGACGGTGCACTCCACCTGCCTCGCGCCCGCCCGGATCGCGGCCAGGCTGTTGGCGACCGCGAGGCCCAAGTCGTTGTGGCAATGCACGCTGATCACGGCCTGCCCGATGTTGAGGACCTTTTGTCTCAAGTGGGTGATGAGGTTGTAGAACTCCTCCGGATAGGTATAACCCACTGTGTCGGGGATGTTGACCGTCTTGGCCCCCGCCTCGATGACCGCCTGCACGACCTCCGACAAGTAGCCCCAGTCGCTGCGGGTGGCGTCCTCGGCGCTGAACTCGACGTCGGGTGTGTATTGCAAGGCGTGCTTCACCGCCGCGACGGCGTCCTGCAAGACCTGCTCGCGGCTCTTTCCCAACTTGTACTTGAGATGGAGGTCGCTCGTCGCGATGAAGGTGTGGATGCGCGGCTTCCGGGCCTCGCGGATCGCGCCCCAGCAGGCGTCGATGTCCTTGGGCGTCGCGCGGCTGAGCCCCGCGATCGCCGGCCCCTCGATCTCGCGGGCGATGGCCTCCACCGCCGCAAAGTCGCCCTTGGAGGCGATGGGAAAGCCCG includes:
- the lpdA gene encoding dihydrolipoyl dehydrogenase, with amino-acid sequence MVVGDLTESTEVAVLGGGPGGYVAAIRLAQLGKEVTLINDDVLPGGVCLLRGCIPSKALIEAGNLLHRIPAAAAMGVLADNPRVDWPVLQKWKDSVVQRLGRGVEQLLKQHKVKTLAGRGVFVGSHSLEIRTESGPRHLAFEQAVVATGSRPRPLPDLPFDGEKIISSDQALALPEIPPSLLVVGGGYIGLELGEVYAKLGSRVTVLEALPELLSGTDPALVRPVKKKLESLGVQILLKTQAKKINPSDREVEVEWASEDGAAGRIAASRVLVAIGRLPNSEGLGLEALGIARDAKGFVKADAQQRTSLGHIYAIGDVAGGIQLAHKASREGIVAAHNIAGEADAFDNQVPAVIFTDPEIAYVGLSEAQAKERGIETATGMFGFPANGRALTLDDAEGFVKVVAEKSSNRILGVQMVGPHVSELISEATLGLEMGAFVADLDLTIHPHPTLSEALHEAAEGVLGMAIHRYQKKPR
- a CDS encoding 2-isopropylmalate synthase, producing the protein MEMVKVFDTTLRDGEQSPGCSMDLDEKLRMARQLAKLGVDIIEAGFPIASKGDFAAVEAIAREIEGPAIAGLSRATPKDIDACWGAIREARKPRIHTFIATSDLHLKYKLGKSREQVLQDAVAAVKHALQYTPDVEFSAEDATRSDWGYLSEVVQAVIEAGAKTVNIPDTVGYTYPEEFYNLITHLRQKVLNIGQAVISVHCHNDLGLAVANSLAAIRAGARQVECTVNGIGERAGNAAMEEIVMTLKVRKELFQCDTAIRTEQIYHTSKLLSLITGVQVQPNKAVVGENAFAHESGIHQDGFLKNQLTYEIMTPESVGWTQSKLVLGKHSGRHAFRKRLQELGYELEEADFEKAFEAFKALADKKKEIFDDDLEVILFEQKHGGQERYVLKRYSVTSESDGSPRAEVTVAVDGVEKTDSEKGVGPVDASFKVLRKVTGFAGELSGFNINAITGGADAQGEVSVVLKDDGREVRGLGTDTDIVKASLKAYLNALNRFEHFKAKREGI